From the genome of Virgibacillus siamensis, one region includes:
- a CDS encoding DUF899 domain-containing protein yields the protein MEKKQHYLQLPNVVSRDEWLVARKELLVKEKEFTKMRDALNAERRRLPMVEINKDYVFEGPKGKIGLLDLFDGRPQLIVHHFMFDPDWDAGCPACSLAADNIGHLAHLHARNTSLALVSRAPFPKLQQYKERMGWNIPWYSSCDSSFNYDFHATLDESVAPIEYNYLTKDELVQKGVPVDSGQSMEVPGVSTFLRDGERIFHTYTTYARGTDQLLGIFNYLDLTALGRQEDWEQPSGRSDGNGKTWLRRHDEYDHSFAVDSCCKPKESDFN from the coding sequence ATGGAAAAAAAGCAACATTATCTGCAACTACCAAATGTTGTGTCACGTGATGAATGGCTTGTGGCTCGTAAAGAATTGCTCGTTAAAGAGAAGGAATTCACCAAGATGCGTGATGCGTTGAATGCTGAGCGCCGTCGACTTCCAATGGTAGAGATCAACAAGGACTACGTTTTCGAGGGTCCAAAAGGCAAGATAGGCTTGCTCGATTTGTTTGACGGGCGTCCCCAACTTATCGTGCATCACTTCATGTTCGATCCTGATTGGGATGCAGGTTGTCCTGCTTGCTCGCTTGCTGCAGACAACATCGGACATCTCGCCCATCTGCATGCACGCAATACGTCGCTTGCCCTGGTATCCCGAGCTCCGTTTCCCAAGCTCCAGCAGTACAAGGAACGTATGGGGTGGAACATTCCTTGGTACTCGTCCTGCGATAGCAGCTTCAATTATGACTTTCACGCTACGCTGGACGAGTCCGTCGCTCCAATCGAATATAACTACTTGACCAAGGATGAGCTTGTTCAGAAGGGCGTCCCTGTTGATTCCGGACAGTCGATGGAAGTGCCTGGCGTGAGCACATTTCTCCGCGATGGTGAAAGAATCTTTCACACATATACCACTTATGCCCGTGGGACTGACCAATTGCTTGGTATCTTTAACTACCTTGACTTGACAGCACTTGGCAGGCAGGAGGACTGGGAACAGCCATCCGGACGCAGCGACGGAAATGGCAAGACATGGCTTCGCCGACACGACGAATACGATCACTCATTTGCGGTGGATTCTTGTTGCAAACCAAAAGAGAGCGATTTTAATTAA
- a CDS encoding histidine kinase — protein MKRIKGRMDESILVCVYYGPNGERLIRRGNKLADLLDCPLYVLTVDPMPYDEFDAEKSDYIERWKVLCDELDVEEFIVRDNEKRTSVKAIAEVVHNLNITQVVIGQTPQNRWEEITKGSFASSLQRVITFVDIHIVSFDRTLKGYEDTASYEKGVRAFLQKEEEKYHLSFTRTKKNLYEGIFYKEIGTDFNNGVFKFINKDGRTCQVHVTDDKVTGVLKEEPNLKV, from the coding sequence ATGAAGAGAATAAAAGGTCGTATGGACGAAAGTATTTTGGTTTGTGTGTACTATGGCCCCAATGGCGAAAGACTGATCAGACGGGGCAACAAACTGGCGGACTTACTTGATTGCCCTTTATATGTATTAACCGTTGACCCAATGCCATACGATGAATTCGATGCGGAAAAATCCGATTATATCGAACGCTGGAAGGTATTATGTGATGAACTGGATGTAGAGGAATTCATTGTTCGCGATAATGAAAAGCGCACTTCTGTTAAAGCAATTGCAGAAGTTGTCCACAACCTTAATATTACCCAAGTCGTAATTGGCCAAACGCCACAGAACAGATGGGAAGAAATCACAAAAGGTTCTTTTGCCAGTTCACTGCAGCGTGTTATAACATTTGTCGACATTCATATAGTCTCCTTCGACAGGACACTTAAAGGCTATGAAGACACCGCCTCTTATGAAAAAGGAGTACGTGCTTTCCTTCAGAAGGAGGAAGAGAAATATCATCTAAGTTTTACCAGAACGAAAAAAAACCTATATGAAGGTATATTCTATAAAGAAATTGGTACAGACTTTAATAATGGAGTCTTTAAGTTTATAAATAAAGACGGCAGGACCTGTCAAGTACACGTCACTGATGATAAAGTAACTGGTGTTTTAAAAGAAGAACCAAATTTAAAAGTATAG
- a CDS encoding Na+/H+ antiporter subunit A, protein MLTMHAAIIIPFIVAALIPFLAKRLKTLHIGWFVLLVPFGLFLLLTSYIPMIARGETISQTIHWIPNYDINFTTYLDGLSMILALLITGIGTLVVLYSIYYLSPEESLKHFFVFLLLFMGAMLGVVLSDNILVLYVFWELTSISSFLLIAFWYHRKKSREGAQKSLLITVSGGFAMLVGFIMLYVMTGTFSVQEIIHEIPKYTNHILFLPALVLILIGAFTKSAQFPFHIWLPDAMEAPTPVSAYLHSATMVKAGIYLVARFTPVFGGEALWFWLVGGIGLLTLFWGSFNAVKQTDLKALLAYSTVSQLGMIMTMFGIGSAALYFGYSTESVIYTQATFAALFHLVNHSTFKGALFMVVGIVDHEVGTRDIRRLGGLVTLMPITFTISLIGSFSMAGLPPFNGFISKEMFFTSVLHIGELNIFSMDTWGILFPVIAWIASVFTFIYSMIIVFKTFFGPYQLGKLERPAHEPPLGMLIAPSVLGLMVVGLFFFPNVLGNNLLKPAMAGIFPTFPADRLDVEIKAWHGFNMELFMTFGVAAVGTLMYVALRYWKGIYRLAPEKWTFNELYSFALDQLEIRSRVVTDSYMTGFLRDYFIYIFLFFSVLIGGTLIYTGAIDFGISSNAPISVYEWILAVVMVVAGISILFAKSRLTAILLNGVLGYSIAVFFVLFRDPDLALTQVGIETVTTVLFLVSYYFLPEWQKENTPKRKKGLNILISVSVGVVFILLALAVRSGKLFESISGYYENAYKLAGGKNIVNTILGDFRAFDTMLEVVVLLIAGIGVYSFVKSKSKKGGHNIEDQ, encoded by the coding sequence TTGTTAACAATGCATGCAGCAATTATTATCCCATTTATAGTTGCCGCCCTTATTCCTTTTTTAGCAAAACGTCTGAAAACATTACATATCGGCTGGTTTGTTTTGCTTGTCCCATTTGGACTTTTTCTTCTGCTTACGAGCTATATTCCGATGATAGCTAGAGGAGAAACAATTTCACAAACAATCCATTGGATCCCCAACTATGATATTAATTTTACAACATACCTGGATGGGCTCAGTATGATTCTGGCACTCTTAATCACAGGTATTGGGACACTTGTCGTTCTCTACTCCATTTATTATTTATCCCCGGAAGAATCGTTAAAACATTTTTTTGTTTTTTTGCTTTTATTTATGGGTGCAATGCTTGGGGTTGTGCTTTCTGATAATATCCTGGTTTTATATGTTTTTTGGGAATTGACAAGCATTTCCTCATTTCTGTTAATTGCGTTTTGGTACCATCGGAAAAAATCCAGAGAAGGTGCACAAAAGTCTTTGCTTATCACGGTTAGCGGTGGTTTTGCCATGCTTGTCGGTTTTATTATGCTATACGTGATGACAGGTACTTTCAGTGTGCAGGAGATTATCCATGAGATTCCAAAGTATACGAATCATATCCTTTTTCTCCCTGCATTGGTGTTAATTCTTATCGGAGCATTTACGAAATCGGCGCAATTCCCATTTCATATCTGGCTGCCGGATGCTATGGAAGCCCCAACGCCAGTCAGTGCTTATTTGCATTCCGCTACGATGGTAAAGGCAGGGATTTATCTGGTTGCACGTTTCACACCGGTTTTCGGAGGAGAAGCATTGTGGTTCTGGCTCGTTGGAGGGATTGGTCTTTTAACCCTTTTCTGGGGTTCATTTAATGCGGTGAAACAGACCGATCTCAAGGCTCTGCTTGCTTATTCCACGGTTAGTCAGCTAGGGATGATTATGACAATGTTTGGTATTGGGTCAGCTGCACTGTATTTCGGTTATTCAACAGAATCCGTTATTTACACACAGGCAACGTTTGCGGCGCTCTTCCATTTAGTGAATCATTCAACTTTTAAGGGGGCACTTTTCATGGTTGTCGGGATAGTCGACCATGAGGTGGGAACCCGTGACATTCGTAGACTAGGCGGTTTGGTTACATTAATGCCGATTACCTTTACCATCTCCTTAATTGGAAGCTTCTCAATGGCGGGACTTCCGCCATTTAATGGTTTTATAAGTAAGGAAATGTTCTTTACTTCTGTCTTACATATTGGTGAATTGAACATTTTCTCGATGGACACATGGGGAATACTGTTCCCGGTTATTGCTTGGATCGCGAGTGTGTTTACGTTTATTTATTCGATGATTATTGTTTTCAAGACATTTTTCGGGCCATATCAGTTAGGAAAGCTGGAACGCCCGGCGCATGAACCCCCTTTGGGCATGTTGATTGCACCCTCTGTTTTGGGCTTAATGGTAGTAGGTTTGTTTTTCTTCCCGAATGTACTCGGGAATAATTTGCTTAAACCGGCGATGGCCGGGATTTTCCCAACATTCCCTGCAGATAGGCTTGATGTAGAAATTAAAGCATGGCATGGATTTAATATGGAATTATTTATGACGTTCGGCGTTGCGGCTGTTGGAACACTTATGTACGTTGCATTACGCTATTGGAAAGGGATCTACAGGCTTGCCCCGGAAAAATGGACATTTAATGAGCTGTACAGTTTTGCACTGGATCAGTTGGAAATCAGATCCAGAGTTGTTACCGATTCTTACATGACCGGTTTTCTGCGTGACTATTTTATCTATATCTTCTTGTTCTTTAGCGTACTCATCGGTGGAACACTAATTTATACTGGAGCCATTGATTTTGGAATATCCAGCAATGCACCGATTTCAGTCTATGAATGGATTCTTGCTGTCGTGATGGTTGTTGCAGGAATTTCCATTCTATTCGCCAAATCACGACTGACGGCCATTTTACTTAACGGGGTGCTTGGTTATTCCATTGCAGTATTTTTTGTGTTATTCCGGGATCCGGATCTGGCACTTACCCAGGTCGGGATTGAAACAGTGACGACGGTACTTTTCCTTGTCAGTTATTATTTCTTGCCGGAATGGCAAAAGGAGAATACACCAAAGCGCAAGAAAGGCCTTAACATTCTTATATCCGTATCGGTTGGTGTTGTTTTCATCCTTTTAGCGCTTGCTGTCCGGAGCGGAAAATTGTTTGAATCCATATCCGGTTATTATGAAAACGCCTATAAACTTGCCGGCGGAAAAAATATTGTCAATACAATATTAGGAGATTTCCGTGCTTTTGATACAATGCTTGAAGTGGTAGTCCTCCTCATTGCCGGGATTGGTGTCTATTCCTTTGTCAAATCGAAATCCAAGAAAGGGGGACACAACATTGAAGATCAATGA
- a CDS encoding Na(+)/H(+) antiporter subunit B has protein sequence MKINDVILHAVTKIVVFILLTMAVYLFLSGHHNPGGGFIGGIILAAAFVLLFLAFDMETVKSGLPFDFKIVAAIGAFISVCTGFGSLVFGEPFLSMTHGYFELPYFGNTELTTITIFEIGVALTVVGVVVTIILTIGDDV, from the coding sequence TTGAAGATCAATGATGTTATTTTGCATGCAGTAACAAAAATTGTCGTCTTTATCCTATTGACAATGGCTGTTTATTTATTTCTGTCCGGGCATCATAACCCCGGGGGCGGTTTTATTGGAGGAATAATATTGGCGGCTGCCTTTGTGCTTCTTTTTCTTGCATTTGATATGGAAACAGTAAAATCCGGACTTCCATTTGATTTTAAAATTGTTGCGGCAATTGGTGCTTTCATTTCAGTTTGCACCGGTTTCGGTTCCCTTGTTTTCGGCGAGCCTTTTCTAAGTATGACACATGGTTATTTTGAGCTTCCTTATTTCGGGAATACAGAACTGACTACGATAACGATTTTTGAAATTGGTGTGGCACTTACCGTTGTCGGGGTTGTTGTGACAATAATTCTTACGATTGGGGATGATGTATAA
- a CDS encoding Na(+)/H(+) antiporter subunit C: protein METLIIVLAGVLVSVATYLLLSKSVIRVILGTAILSHAAHLLIITMGGLKTGGVPLLGEKDSSYTDALPQALILTSIVISFAVTAIMLVLGYRAYQKLGTDNLLEMRGFDDE, encoded by the coding sequence ATGGAAACATTAATAATCGTCCTTGCAGGTGTACTGGTTTCAGTGGCTACCTATTTGCTACTTTCCAAGAGTGTGATTAGGGTTATTTTGGGAACTGCAATTCTTTCACATGCTGCACACCTTTTAATTATCACGATGGGCGGATTGAAAACAGGAGGAGTGCCTCTTTTGGGTGAAAAAGACTCCTCTTATACCGATGCCCTTCCGCAGGCACTGATCTTAACATCAATTGTCATCAGCTTTGCAGTCACTGCCATCATGCTTGTTCTTGGATACAGGGCCTATCAGAAGCTTGGAACGGATAATCTTCTGGAGATGCGAGGTTTTGATGATGAATAA
- a CDS encoding Na+/H+ antiporter subunit D — translation MNNILVLPMAIPVLTGIVLIFLRSYIGVQRWISFSVMATNAFLSLFILNLIQSEGILRLDFGGWEPPFGILFVADSFSMLLVLTTSIVTAVCLIYAFSSIGKKREKMFFYPFVNFLVAGVNGSFLTGDIFNLYVNFEIMLLASYILIALGDRKLQFRESIKYVAMNVVSSFFFLIGIAYLYGMVGTLNMAHISQRVAESGQTPLLTVIGVVFLVVFSLKAGLFLYYWLPGSYSAPPTAVAALFGALMTKVGIYAMFRMFTLVFYHEPQITHNMIGILAALTLIGGSIGAIAYRDIRLIVSYNVLIAVGFIMAGLAVGSPEAIEGSIYYLVHDMVVKALLFLVAGTMTVLAGTTRIDYMSGMIRNYPLLGWIFFIVMLSLAGIPPFSGFIGKVLVGQGAVETGAFILLALAFLSSIFVLYSLLRVFLNCFWGETIIGVEDEIPMKKGWIMPCVLLTICTVGLGLGAEPLAVYVEDAANTLLNPEVYIDAVMNK, via the coding sequence ATGAATAACATTCTTGTGCTGCCAATGGCCATTCCTGTTCTGACAGGCATCGTACTTATTTTTCTCCGTTCTTATATTGGTGTTCAGCGATGGATAAGCTTCAGTGTAATGGCGACGAATGCATTCCTGAGCCTATTTATTCTAAATCTAATTCAATCAGAGGGAATACTTCGGCTTGATTTTGGCGGGTGGGAACCGCCGTTTGGTATTCTGTTTGTTGCGGATTCATTTTCTATGCTGCTTGTACTTACAACAAGTATTGTCACGGCAGTTTGTCTCATATATGCCTTTTCCTCTATCGGTAAAAAGAGGGAAAAGATGTTTTTTTATCCGTTTGTAAATTTCCTTGTAGCAGGTGTGAACGGTTCTTTTTTAACCGGGGATATATTCAATCTGTACGTTAATTTTGAGATTATGCTGCTCGCTTCTTATATACTTATTGCGCTCGGAGATAGGAAGCTGCAATTTCGGGAATCAATCAAATATGTGGCCATGAATGTCGTTTCATCATTCTTTTTCCTGATTGGAATTGCTTACCTTTATGGAATGGTTGGAACATTGAATATGGCACATATATCACAGCGGGTAGCGGAATCTGGCCAGACTCCATTATTAACGGTTATTGGCGTTGTGTTTCTGGTAGTATTCAGTTTGAAGGCCGGACTTTTTCTATATTATTGGCTACCCGGATCTTACAGTGCACCTCCAACAGCAGTTGCTGCATTGTTTGGGGCACTTATGACAAAAGTCGGGATCTATGCGATGTTCCGTATGTTCACACTTGTTTTTTACCATGAACCTCAAATCACGCATAATATGATAGGGATTTTAGCTGCACTAACTCTAATTGGCGGGAGCATTGGAGCTATCGCGTATAGGGATATCCGCCTCATTGTTTCTTATAATGTCTTGATTGCTGTTGGGTTTATTATGGCGGGACTTGCCGTTGGGTCACCCGAAGCAATTGAGGGATCCATCTATTATTTGGTGCATGATATGGTTGTGAAAGCATTGCTGTTTCTTGTGGCCGGTACCATGACAGTACTAGCTGGTACAACCAGAATTGATTATATGAGCGGGATGATCCGAAATTACCCGCTGCTTGGCTGGATATTTTTCATAGTTATGTTGTCGCTGGCGGGTATACCTCCGTTTAGCGGGTTTATCGGAAAAGTTCTGGTAGGTCAGGGTGCAGTGGAGACAGGGGCATTTATCCTTTTAGCACTTGCTTTCTTGTCCAGTATCTTTGTATTGTATTCACTGCTAAGGGTCTTCCTGAACTGTTTTTGGGGAGAGACAATTATTGGTGTGGAAGATGAAATTCCAATGAAAAAAGGCTGGATTATGCCATGTGTGCTGCTAACAATCTGTACGGTTGGTTTAGGACTGGGGGCAGAACCGCTCGCTGTCTATGTTGAAGATGCGGCAAATACACTATTAAATCCAGAAGTTTATATTGATGCAGTGATGAATAAATAA
- a CDS encoding Na+/H+ antiporter subunit E, with the protein MPAQFLLNLSIAFLWMMFKDEADLKFTTFVTGYLIGIAIMFVMHRFFGERFYLQRFFAVVKLVFIFTSELLQSSIHTLKHILRPKIKIKPGIFKYETELRGEWEVPVLGLLLTLTPGSVVMEVTPEGDAFYIHAMDVEESKEMLLKSLSKFEKAIMEVTR; encoded by the coding sequence ATGCCTGCCCAGTTTTTACTGAATTTAAGTATTGCATTTCTATGGATGATGTTTAAAGATGAAGCGGATTTAAAATTTACAACCTTTGTTACCGGCTACCTTATTGGGATTGCCATTATGTTTGTTATGCATCGGTTTTTCGGGGAAAGGTTTTATTTACAGCGATTCTTTGCGGTTGTGAAACTTGTTTTTATATTTACATCGGAGCTCCTGCAGTCCAGTATACACACCTTAAAACATATCCTGCGCCCGAAAATTAAGATTAAACCAGGTATTTTCAAATATGAAACAGAGCTTAGGGGTGAATGGGAGGTACCTGTTCTGGGTCTGCTTTTGACACTGACCCCTGGTTCTGTTGTGATGGAAGTGACACCAGAAGGAGATGCTTTTTATATTCATGCAATGGATGTGGAAGAATCAAAGGAAATGCTGTTGAAGTCTCTTTCCAAATTTGAAAAAGCCATTATGGAGGTGACCCGGTAA
- a CDS encoding Na(+)/H(+) antiporter subunit F1, which translates to MTEIMLITALVLFGVAGALTLVRIVIGPSLPDRIIALDMIGVILVSVVAVISVLLNTKAFLEVILILAILAFISTIAFSRYMERGVVIERNRHK; encoded by the coding sequence ATGACAGAAATCATGCTTATTACAGCATTGGTTTTATTTGGAGTGGCAGGTGCGCTTACACTTGTTCGTATTGTCATCGGTCCGAGTCTCCCTGATCGGATCATTGCCTTGGACATGATCGGAGTTATCCTCGTATCTGTGGTTGCTGTAATTTCTGTTTTACTGAATACAAAAGCCTTTCTTGAAGTTATCTTAATTCTGGCCATATTGGCTTTCATCAGTACTATCGCTTTCTCAAGGTACATGGAAAGGGGTGTTGTCATTGAACGTAATCGACATAAGTGA
- a CDS encoding Na+/H+ antiporter subunit G: MNVIDISEFIAALLILIGSIMAVISAIGIIRFPDVYTRSHAATKSSTLSILLTLLGAFLFFWWGQSFFSVRILLGILFVFLTAPVSGHLISRAAYRRKVKMADTTVEDELYDVLQKNEANESDQRSE, from the coding sequence TTGAACGTAATCGACATAAGTGAATTTATCGCGGCGCTTCTAATCTTGATTGGCAGTATCATGGCAGTCATAAGCGCCATTGGGATTATCCGTTTTCCGGATGTCTATACCCGCTCCCATGCAGCTACAAAAAGCTCGACACTGTCTATTTTGTTAACATTATTAGGTGCGTTTCTGTTTTTCTGGTGGGGACAATCCTTTTTTAGTGTTCGAATTCTCCTGGGAATTTTATTTGTATTTTTAACTGCCCCTGTCTCAGGCCATCTTATTTCAAGGGCCGCATATCGCCGAAAAGTTAAAATGGCTGACACAACCGTGGAAGATGAATTATACGATGTATTGCAAAAAAATGAGGCGAATGAGAGTGATCAGCGGTCGGAGTAG
- the rlmD gene encoding 23S rRNA (uracil(1939)-C(5))-methyltransferase RlmD, translating to MTKRKNSEYRKTGKKRHRPGNKHGKQHQARANRADGKSKGKLKANDGRHRTQKTVTTEVTCSGLTDGGKGIVRWEGKQLEVANLLPGETAEVNISKKGRFFEIELKRVINPSEDRVNLPRSSYYEGVGCHIQHMNGYAQKRFKQKIIDELMKPFGTPEPIITMEFPFYYRNKNVMTFGLNKKRQIISGLYAENTHKIIPMERSIIHDQKADEIIQTIKGMMKSFKMQPYNEDTGQGFLRHVLVRVGKVSGEIMVVLVVASPMFKGKNNFVKALRKAHPEITTLLMNVNKRNDSMVLGNQEKVLFGKGTITDTLCGLKFDISAKSFYQINPVQTEKLYAKAIEMAELTGKETVVDAYCGIGTIGLIASQRAGKVIGVELNKDAVRDAIHNSKRNGVKNARFYQEDAGEFMVKMAARGEKADVVIMDPPRSGSDEAFLSSVVKLQPKRVVYVSCNPVTQARDLKYLVKNGYAVEGIQPVDMFPQTVHVEAITKLVLQNV from the coding sequence ATGACTAAAAGAAAGAACAGCGAATATAGAAAAACAGGAAAAAAACGTCATCGTCCTGGGAATAAGCACGGTAAACAGCACCAGGCGCGGGCGAATCGAGCGGACGGCAAATCCAAAGGCAAGCTTAAGGCAAACGATGGGCGCCATCGTACCCAGAAAACCGTAACCACAGAGGTGACCTGCTCTGGCCTTACCGATGGAGGTAAAGGCATTGTCCGGTGGGAAGGAAAGCAGCTTGAAGTAGCTAATCTGTTGCCTGGTGAAACAGCTGAAGTGAATATTTCTAAGAAAGGACGCTTTTTCGAAATAGAGCTAAAGCGGGTTATTAATCCTTCAGAAGACCGTGTCAATTTACCGCGCTCATCTTATTACGAGGGCGTGGGGTGCCACATTCAGCACATGAATGGGTATGCCCAAAAGCGTTTCAAACAGAAAATCATAGATGAACTAATGAAGCCTTTTGGAACACCAGAGCCAATCATAACCATGGAGTTTCCGTTTTACTACCGTAATAAAAATGTTATGACATTTGGTTTGAATAAAAAAAGGCAGATTATAAGTGGGCTATACGCTGAAAATACTCATAAGATCATACCAATGGAGAGGTCCATCATCCATGACCAAAAAGCGGATGAGATTATTCAAACCATCAAGGGGATGATGAAATCCTTTAAAATGCAGCCTTACAACGAAGACACTGGTCAGGGCTTTTTGCGACACGTATTGGTAAGGGTCGGAAAAGTCAGTGGTGAAATTATGGTGGTACTGGTAGTAGCATCACCTATGTTCAAAGGGAAGAATAATTTTGTAAAAGCACTAAGAAAGGCCCATCCAGAAATTACGACCCTCCTGATGAACGTGAATAAGAGGAATGACAGCATGGTTCTAGGCAATCAGGAAAAAGTACTGTTCGGTAAGGGGACCATAACAGATACTCTTTGCGGGCTTAAGTTCGACATCTCGGCGAAATCCTTCTATCAGATTAATCCGGTACAGACGGAAAAATTGTATGCAAAGGCCATTGAAATGGCAGAGCTGACTGGAAAGGAAACCGTGGTGGATGCCTACTGCGGGATTGGTACGATTGGTTTAATTGCCAGCCAGAGGGCCGGAAAGGTCATTGGCGTGGAGTTGAATAAAGATGCGGTTCGCGATGCTATCCATAATTCAAAGCGCAACGGCGTGAAAAATGCCCGATTCTATCAGGAAGACGCTGGGGAGTTCATGGTAAAGATGGCAGCGCGTGGTGAGAAAGCAGATGTGGTGATTATGGATCCGCCACGAAGCGGGAGTGACGAAGCGTTCTTATCCAGCGTGGTGAAGTTGCAGCCGAAGCGGGTAGTGTATGTGTCCTGTAACCCGGTGACCCAGGCACGGGATTTGAAGTACCTGGTGAAGAACGGCTATGCGGTTGAAGGTATTCAGCCGGTGGATATGTTTCCGCAGACGGTGCATGTGGAAGCAATCACAAAATTAGTATTACAAAATGTCTAA